The genomic window GGGGAGCGCCGGACGGTCCGGCGCTCCCCTCGCTTCCGTTTCAGGTGGAGCGGGCGTCCTCGTCCAGGTCGCCCTCCAGCAGGCGGTCGCCCAGGACGTCGCCCGCGCTGCGCCCGGTCCGCAGCACCGGGTTCTCGGAGACGGACTGCCCGGCCCGGCCCGAGTTCACATCCGCCGCCCGGGCAACGGCTTGCCCCTTGCATCCTCCCCGCCTCCCCGAGACGGCCGCGAAGCGGCTTCGCGCCGTGCTCCACTCCCGATCCCAAGGAGGCGAAGGATGTCCACCCACCTGCTCGACGCGCCGGCACAGGCCTCGTGGGGGCTCACGGCCGGCTCGCCGCAGCCCGTCACGCACGACCTGGCCTATATCACGACGGCCATCGTCAACGTGCTGTTCTTCGGCGTGCCCGGGGCCGGGGACCGGGGCTGGGTCCTGGTCGACACCGGGATCCCCGGCTCGGCGCACCGCATCGCGGAGGCCGCGGCCGAGCGCTTCGGGCGGGGGGCGAGGCCCGCGGCGATCGTCCTGACCCACGGGCACTTCGACCACGTGGGCGCGGTGCGGGAGCTGGCCGAAACGTGGGACGTGCCGGTGTATGCGCACGAGCTGGAGCTGCCGTACCTCACCGGCCGCTCCTCCTACCCGCCCCCCGACCCCACGGTGGGCGGCGGCGCCATGGCGGCGCTCTCCTTCGCGTACCCGCGCGGCCCCATCGACCTGGGCGCGCGCGTGCGCCCCCTCCCGGACGACGGCTCCGTCCCCGGGATGCCCGGCTGGCAGTGGTTCCACACCCCCGGCCACACCGCGGGGCACGTCTCCCTCTTCCGCGACGTGGACCGCGCCCTGGTCGCGGGCGACGCCTTCGTCACCACGAAGCAGGAGTCCGCGCTGGCGGTGATGACCCAGCGGCGGGAGATCCACGGGCCCCCGGCGTACTTCACGCCCGACTGGTTCTCCTCCCGCAGGTCGGTGGAGGCCCTCGCGGCACTGGAGCCGGAGGTGGCGATCACCGGGCACGGCCTGCCCATGCGCGGCCCGGAGCTGCGGGAAGGGCTGCGGCGGCTCGCGCGGGACTTCGACGCGCTCGCGGTGCCGGCGCACGGGCGGTACGTGGGCCGCCCGGCCGTGGCGGACCGGACGGGGGTCGTGTCCGTGCCGCCCATGGACGCGCGGAGCAAGCTCCTCCTGGGGGTGGGGGCCGCGGCCGTGGCGGGGATCGTGCTTGGGGCGCTGACCGGTTCACGCGGGCGCTGAACGGCGATCTTCGGACCGCCCGTGGTGGCGCGGCGGCGACCGCTCTCCACGACGCGAGGCCGGGTGGGAGTCCCCACCCGGCCTCGCCGTTCCTGCGTCGCGCCGTTCCGCCGCCCAGGCTCAGGCGACGGTGAGCGCCCCGGTGGCGGGGGGGCGCGCCATCAGCACGTACACCCCCTTGTCTTCCACCAGATCGAAGCCCAGGCGGCCGTAGAGGCGGCGCGCCGGGTTGAACGCCTCGACGTGGATGCTCACCGGCTTCCCGTCCCGGTCACCCTCGGCGAACACCTGCCGGATGAGCGCCGTCCCGATCCCTCCGTTCCGGTGCTCCGGGAGGAGCGAGACGTCCACGATCCGGATCTCGCGCGGCCACCGGTCCACGTACAGCCGGCCGATCGGCGCGCCGTCCAGCAGCACGAGGTCGAAGCTCGCGCCCGTGTAGTGCTCGTGCCAGTACGCATGCTGGGCCTGGAACTGCTGCCGCAGGAACGCTCCCTTCTGCTCCGTCGTCCAGGGGACCGGAGCCAGCTCCTCCTCGCGGGTGCTGGCGTACAGCCGGCAGAGGAACTCCTCGTCCTCGGGCCGGATGGGGCGGAGCGACACGTTCGGTTCGATCGGGACCTCCTGTTGACGACCTGTCTGCCTGGCGCAGGGCCCCCTCGGAACGGCCTCCAGGCAGACGCTGGTGTTTTGGGATCAGCAGGCGCAAAGGGGGCGCGGGTCCGCCACCCCGATCCTTCGACCGGGGTGGCGCCCGCCTGTCGCGCTCAGCTTCGGGGAGGGAAGATGCCCTGGAGAGCGATGTTGAAGTAGAAGGTCAGGTACGGCTGCATGT from Longimicrobiaceae bacterium includes these protein-coding regions:
- a CDS encoding GNAT family N-acetyltransferase, yielding MSLRPIRPEDEEFLCRLYASTREEELAPVPWTTEQKGAFLRQQFQAQHAYWHEHYTGASFDLVLLDGAPIGRLYVDRWPREIRIVDVSLLPEHRNGGIGTALIRQVFAEGDRDGKPVSIHVEAFNPARRLYGRLGFDLVEDKGVYVLMARPPATGALTVA
- a CDS encoding MBL fold metallo-hydrolase, with protein sequence MSTHLLDAPAQASWGLTAGSPQPVTHDLAYITTAIVNVLFFGVPGAGDRGWVLVDTGIPGSAHRIAEAAAERFGRGARPAAIVLTHGHFDHVGAVRELAETWDVPVYAHELELPYLTGRSSYPPPDPTVGGGAMAALSFAYPRGPIDLGARVRPLPDDGSVPGMPGWQWFHTPGHTAGHVSLFRDVDRALVAGDAFVTTKQESALAVMTQRREIHGPPAYFTPDWFSSRRSVEALAALEPEVAITGHGLPMRGPELREGLRRLARDFDALAVPAHGRYVGRPAVADRTGVVSVPPMDARSKLLLGVGAAAVAGIVLGALTGSRGR